Within Rhipicephalus microplus isolate Deutch F79 chromosome 9, USDA_Rmic, whole genome shotgun sequence, the genomic segment AGCCCTCTCTTGAGGGCCTTTGATGTAtattaaatgaataaataaataaaaaaataatcagCAAACACACAAAGAAGCAAACACACAAAGAACGCACAAACACACAATTCAAATGTGTTCATAAAATTTTCTAGCCAACCTTTAAAACGCCAACAAGGAACTGTAGCTATAGCTAGCCGAGACCTAGTGCAAAAGTCCTTTTAAAATTCGGTCAAGTGGTCCGGCGCGGCCAGTAGGGCTTTTAATTAGTGTTGGCTGCAACCAACCAGTCAAAGAAGTTCTTCCTTTCAATCGTTCAAGTAAAGTATCACTGTTTCAATGCACAACAAATGGCAGTTTATTAGAATAACTTCACACAACGGCGTCCACACATCTTCACAAACTAGCACATTTCAGAGGCTCTTCCTGCAAATTGTTTGGCATGTAATTTAAACTATCGCATGATTGAACAGTGCCTTCGAAGCCCGCGCGTGGTCAGTGGTCTAAACGCTAAACTTCATTTTTGCCATCGTCAGTAGACTCAACGACTCGCAGATTTTTTCAGGTGAAGGTGCACGTGCATATTTTACACTTCACTGTGACCACCTGTATCACACTGAAGATGACGCCATGAACATGCAACAATGCTGCAAGGGACTTTCATTGCTCCTAGCTGTTAGATATGCCAGTCAGTCAATAAATAAggctgtacacacacacacacacacacacacacacacacacacacacacacacacacacacacacacacacacacacacacacacacacacacacacacacacacacacacacacacacacacacacacacacacacacacacacacacacacacacacacacacacacacacacacacaacggcTTCCCTAAATGTGAACCCCCGTTGACGCGCCACAACACGTACAAAAATTAAAGACAAATATGAAGTATCAGATGATTAGAGTTTTAGACGAAATGTCTTCGCGTGTAACCTAGGCGCTAGCGGTCTAAAACAGGGGCTATCATTCACTATATTTTTTACCTACCGTTTTCTTCACCTGCGGAATTTGTACATAATTGGAGTATAAGACGTAACACACATGTTTTTAGTAATCGTGGGGACGTCAGATGAGTCCTTATTTAAAATCGAATCTCAGCGTAAGTTTTCCGTGTTCTGTTAGGCCGTCTTCATCGAGATTATATTGAAATGTGCAAAAGCGGATATGAAAATGCGAAATGGCCTTGTTAGAGCAGCCTGTACACGCATGTTTATTATAGGACATAAGAGGTACCAACCCTCCACCATTGCTTTTTACCACATTTGCAAAAATCTCATCGAAGGGGAATTCAGAATTTCCCAAAGTCCTTAAGCACTCCACATTCACGCATAAACATCTGCGATTCAAAGTATCCCTATAAAAGGTAATGTTAATACACACATCCCTGTAGTACCGATTTACCGTAATGTAGGGTACTCTGTCTGAATCGTATATCTTTTCATAATTTTCCAGGGTCACATCAAAACTTGAACATTCGAAATCTTTCGTCCCCATGATGAAAGAATCATGAAAATCATATTCACTTTTCGAAACCCACGGTTCTTCGTTCTGCCGGTAGATCTGCTGCCGTAGAAGTTCCAATCTTTCCAGTGCTTGGCTGAGCAAGAAGTCCAGCTTGAAGTGCCATAGAGTCTCTTGTTTTGCCATAGTTGCAGCGGGAAGGGATTTTTCTCTTTCAATAGATTCTTTATTCTTGTTTAAAGAATCAAACACTGCTTGTAGAGACTGCTGTTGGTCCGTGAGCCTCGAAGATAGAGTGTCCTCAACCTTGCTCACATGTTCTTTCAAGACACCAACGCAGTTCCTCATCACTTGAACAAACTCCTCTAACTGGGTCTTCACGTTCTCCTTCACGTCGCTCTCCGACGCTCTTAGCAGAGACACCATTTCTTGTACCTTGATCTTCACTTCCTCCTTGACTTCCATTTGAGAGTCTTTTAGCACGGATCCAATCTCCTGCATCTGGGACGCATCACGCTGCCTCGACTGTTCAACGAGTTCGTTCATTTGGCTCTGAAGAGATGCCAGGTGATCACTGCAAAGGACCGTGGTCGCGGCCTTCAGTTCTTGCAGACTGGCGGTCAGTTGTCGAGTGATCATGGTGGAAATGTTTTCTTCGATTCCTTCCATTATACGCTGAAGAGTATTCTCAAAGGCACCTACTGCATGGCTGATGCCCTGCGAACGGGCAGAGTTCGATGCCCCACATATTTCCAAAACTTCGTTTATTTTTCTCTCAAGTGTTGAGAACTTGTCCAGAACAACGTTCGTCTCAAAACTTGCAGGTAAACTAATTTCCCTGTTTGACTGCGCATTTCTTGCACAAGAAGCATTCTGGCAGCACCCGGAAGCGTAGTGTGCTGCAATATCCGTTCGTAGTAGCCTTTGTTCGCAGTTTGGACATTGGACGGCATGAAAGGTGCATTCCCGGTCGTAGTGCAGCAACACCGCTTCGATGGTGCCAACGAATTGGCAACCGTCAGCCTCATTCCAGCAGTGAGCCTGGAGAAAAGGTTGCAAAAGAGAGAAGAGAGTTCAGCTTTAATGCTGATATACTCCTAAAGCATATGAACACAAATGACAGTGTCCTATGATAAACGTTGTAATACAGCTCAAGTTTAGGCCAAAATCATAAAGCTGCAGTTATATCCTAATGAGAAAATTTTTTAATGAAATTGCTAGCTTACGCAAAACGTGGTCACAGAGTAAAATTACGTAGGACCTTGTGTGAGCAGCTTGAAAGTACGTCAGTCTTTCCCCGCTCAATCACTCAACTATCACCATAAAATGCTCTATGAAACTTCAGAGGACTAAGTAAGAAGCTTAAAACTAGGTCGGTATTCTTTGTTCTGTCGCTTGATTATAACAAGGAATGGTTATGATAATCAGTTAAACGATTAGAAAAAATTAAGCATTTATTTATTCTGACATGTGAACATTGTACACTAACATGTCATGTTACTTGCCACCGATATGAGGCAAAAGGAAACGGACACAACAGTTTCTTGACTAGGCCTACAGCCcaccatctgaaaaaaaaacaagaaaaagcacgGGGCAGTAGCGTTGTCATAAAAAAACATTGCAGTACAGCACGATTCCCACATCTCATGACGAATTCACGGAAGACCTACACCAGTTTTAAGATAACTTCTTGTGGCAAGGGAACAAACAATTCTAATCATTACTTATTGGTAGATCGTGGAAATGAAGATTGAAACCCCTGGGTTTCTCACAATAATACATAGAAGAAAATCCGGCACCACCACCTCTGCAAATTTCCTAACGGGCGCTGTGCCGCTGTGGGAAGGACGATATTTGTATTTGCGAAGCTTGTGTTCGCTATAGTGTTGAACTGGGCTTCCGCCAAAGAGTGCATATGACGTACTGCGCAAACAATGCTTCTATAAAAGAAATTTTGATGTAAAGGAATGTCATACACGCACGTTATATTTTAGAATAAAGTCCGCTCCCCTTTCCGGCATAACCAAACTGCGAAACGGATGGCAAACAATGGCAGAGTGAACACTAGCCTTCTCGTCCACCATCCGTGCAAGTTTGGCGGCCGTTTGTCACTTTTTGAGCTTCTGAATAGTGTGCATTGACGCAGAAATTCCAAAGTTAACCGAAACTCGTTTTTGTGCTATTATAGAAAAGAAATAGATTCCTATGGGCAGGCTCATGCAGTACGAAATTAATTATTTTGACACATGGAATGCTTTAAAGTCACAGGCGTCTTCGAGTTGTCCGAACTTTTGGAGAACGATGAAAAGCCGAGTCAGGTACAACACATTCCAGCATTCCCTTGCGTATAACAGCTCACTATGACGGCTTTATAAGTAGGTATACTTGTAAGAAACTACGATTGAAACCAAACATTTACGCACCAACATGACAATGAAAAACGATGCAGACGTCCCAGAGTGCAGGACATCAGCCATTTTCCCCTACTGGTGTTTGTTTGAAATGCACTTAAATTGAAGCGCGCGAAGGCTCATTGAAATAGCTTTCATTGAAATATAAGCACGATGGTCGCTTGGAACACTCACAATTTATCGCAGAAGCACTTTCCTAGAGCTACTCAGCAACGGGAAAAACAACGTTTTTGCTACTCTTGCCGTGAATGCTTGGTCACTATCATAAACGTCGTTTTTTGGGAACATTGCTTTGCCGAAAATTGCTCCAGATAGGCTTATGTCCAATGTATGTACCTCTTTTGCTGCTCTGTTTCTAAATTACTTTGCCATGTGAAAATTTGCAGTCCAGAAAGTTTTGCCATTGCATTTAGAAAC encodes:
- the LOC119164957 gene encoding uncharacterized protein LOC119164957; the encoded protein is MPDRGGRQALHRLCDSVSGANWRPTRFEDEFTLSRYACCACHVIPSTTVLLPCSHALCEQCLAGCVIQDGGSVCPMDAEPFCEDECQWLKLPARKEQNLKAHCWNEADGCQFVGTIEAVLLHYDRECTFHAVQCPNCEQRLLRTDIAAHYASGCCQNASCARNAQSNREISLPASFETNVVLDKFSTLERKINEVLEICGASNSARSQGISHAVGAFENTLQRIMEGIEENISTMITRQLTASLQELKAATTVLCSDHLASLQSQMNELVEQSRQRDASQMQEIGSVLKDSQMEVKEEVKIKVQEMVSLLRASESDVKENVKTQLEEFVQVMRNCVGVLKEHVSKVEDTLSSRLTDQQQSLQAVFDSLNKNKESIEREKSLPAATMAKQETLWHFKLDFLLSQALERLELLRQQIYRQNEEPWVSKSEYDFHDSFIMGTKDFECSSFDVTLENYEKIYDSDRVPYITVNRYYRDVCINITFYRDTLNRRCLCVNVECLRTLGNSEFPFDEIFANVVKSNGGGLVPLMSYNKHACTGCSNKAISHFHIRFCTFQYNLDEDGLTEHGKLTLRFDFK